ACATAAGGATCATCTGGGAACCTCCATCACCAACGTGATTAGGGCCAGGGTTAGGGATGTTGTAAAAAACCAGGAACATGTCCAACCATTAAACCGGGCCATTTACGGGATAATCGAAGCCCTAGTGTATCTCAGCAGAATAGATATTGTATCTGAAGATGAAAAAAAGGCATACCTGGATCAGATAAGTGAAATCTCCCGGGTTGTGAACAAGGTTGGTTCTGAAGATCATAAACAAGCCATGAAGAAGATTTTAGAATCCCTTGAATAATAGTATATTTTAAATCCATTTATTATTTGGATGGAATTATCTTTGGATGGATATATGGGAATAAATTACAAGTACGCCCAATATTTATCTGATGTCTTTATTGAATTAAAAATAAAATTCCTTTCGTCTTGCTTCCAGTAAATATGGTTCTTTACCCAGAAGCTCCGATGCTACTAATATTTCACCCATTGATTCTTCCTTCACAGTCTTTATAAAATCAAAACAGCGAAGATCCCTTAAAAGATGATGATCAACTACTACCTTTGGAATTTCCTGGCATATTTCAATCAGATTTTTCTGTGCAAATTCCACATCCTCTTTTTCCAGGGCAAAACCCTCCAGATAAATTGGTGGACCGCTTAAAATTAGAGTATCCGGGTTTTCATTGAGTATAATTTCCTTTGCTATTTCTGACATAGGCCCCTGCACATCAGAGGCGTGCATTAACTTCTGGTTTTCCCATTCAATGGTGGTAGTTATAACAAAGCCCAAACGGCTTCCTTCAACACCGTGGGGGATGGCTTCTGAAAATCTAAGGTGAGTATCCCCTACTTGGAATGAATTACCATCGGCATAATGGATGTCCCGAGCTCCTAAATGTTTCAAATTCTTCAAAAAGTCCCTGGCCCGTTTTTGTTGACTTTTATTTATATGGGATGTGGGGTGTTTTATGAATAATTTTTTCCCCTGGTACATCTCCTCAGCATACTGGGGTGATGAGTCCAGGTATCTTCCTAAACTAAAGGGAGTGAAATGATCATGATGGTAGTGGCTGGTAGTCAAAATATTTGCCTTTGCAGCGTATTCCTGCACCCTGGCTCTGGTTTCATGGAGTGCGTCGAATTCATCCTTCCAGGGAGGGAATCCAAACCTTTTGGGGGCTATGGATGTCCCGGGGTCAATGAGTGTCCTCTGGTCAGTTTCCACGAAGGTGGCCATGGACCTCACACCCATACTTTCAAAGGCCAGTGGTACAATATTCATTCAAAATACCCCTTTTTGCACTGTTCTGTTGATTTTCATTATTAATTTGAAATCTACATTTTTCATTATTAATTTAACTTCGGCTGATTCATTTAATAACATCCACAAACTGGAAACTTCCCACATCGAATAATCCCTGATCACTGATTTTAAGTTGTGGAATCACCAGTAGTGCCATGAAGGACATGGTCCTGAATGGTGAAACCAGTTTACAGCCCATATCCTTAACCACTTCATGTAACAGGTTCATCTGGAGAGATACCTCATCTGCACTCATGGTGCTCATGAGACCGGCTACTGGCAGTTTAAGAGAATGAATATCATCATCACAAACTGCAACCAGCCCGCCTCTGTTATTTTTAAGGGTGTTAACTGCCAAAGCCATATCTTCACTACTGGTACCAACCACGATGATATTATGGGAGTCATGGGCCACACTGGATGCAATAGCACCTTTATCAAGACTGAAACCATTCACAAATCCATTGGCCACGTGATTATTTCCGTATCTTTCCACCACTCCAATTTTCAGAACATCCTGTTCAGGGTCTGCTTTTAAGGCACCATCCACAATCTCTAAATTAGCTTCAGATTCCTCGGTGAGAAGCTGGCCCTCCATCACTTTAATAACTCTCACTGTGGCATTCCCAGTTCTCATGGGATTTATTTCAAAATCAGATGGTTTTAATGTCTTTAAATGGAATGTATTTTCTATGGGGAGTGGTTTGACATTGAAAAGAGCCTTACCTTCACGAGCAACCAGTTCACCATTGATAAAAACCTTTTTAACATTGAAATTTTCCAGATCATTCACCAATATCAGATCTGCTCTTTTACCAGGACTTAACAAACCAGTATCCAGATTATAATGGGTTGAAGGGTTCACAGTGACCATACGGATGGCTTCTACAGGATCAATTCCCAGTTGCACTGCCTTTTTAAGGGTATGGTTGAGATGTCCCTTTAGTAGGTCTTCTGGGTGGCGGTCATCAGATACCAGGAAATCACCACCCACTTTCCACAGTTCTTCCAGGTTCTTGGCTGATGATCCTTCCCGGATCATTATCTTCATCCCTAACCGTTTCTTCTCCATGGCCTCCTCCATCACGCTGCACTCGTGATCAGTGGATATGCCAGTACCTATGTACTTACATAGATCATCACCGGAAAGGAGGGGTGCATGGCCATCAACAGGTTTTGAATATTGGTGGGCGATTTTGATCTTCTCCAGAACAGTTGGGTCTTCCCCCACCACTCCTGGGAAGTTCATCATCTCCCCCAGTGCCACCACATCATCCAACTGGAGGAGTTCATCAATTTCTCTAGGTCCTAAAACTGCTCCAGAGGTTTCAAAGGGTGTTGCAGGTACACAGGAGGGTGCGGTGAAAAAGAAACGGAGGGGAACGGTACTGGCATCATTCATCATGTATTTGATCCCGGATATTCCCAGGACATTGGCAATTTCATGGGGATCCGCCACTACGGCGGTGGTTCCATGGGGCACCACGGCCTCTGCAAAACGGGAGGGAGTGAGCATGGAACTTTCAATATGGATGTGGGCATCAATAAAACCTGGGAGGATGTAGTTTTTAAACTCCTCATCCACTTCCCGTATGCATTTAATCAGACCACCCTGAATTTCCACCTCTGCCGGGTAGATCTCTTCTGTGAAAAGGTTTAATAGGTTTCCTTTAAGCATGTACATCCCCTCGTGGGTTTAACCTCGTGTTGAGCTATTTTTTCAGGTAATACCTAGTATCAATCTTTGGTTAATATCATTTTACATATATATTGTAATTTTTAAAAAAAAGAATTAAATGTGTATTTTTTTATCATCATCCATATGATTAATTTCATGATAAAGCATGGGCAAGAAGGCCCCAACATCGGTAACAATACCCAGTACTTGGGCACTGCCACGATCACCAAGTTTGGTCACGGTTGCTGGGTTGATATCCACACAGATGCTCTTAACCTGGGAGGGGAGCATGTTTCCAACGGCTATGGAGTGGAGCATGGTGGCGATCATGATCACCATATCCACACCAGGAACATACTTCCTCATTTCATCCTGGGCCTCAATAACATCGGTTATAACATCGGGGAGGGGTCCATCATCCCGTATGGAGCCGGCCAGTACAAATGGTACATCATTCTTCACACATTCATACATAACTCCCTTTTTAAGCACACCCTGCTCCACGGCATCTCGTATGGAGCCCGCCTGGTTGATCTGGTTGATGGCGTAGATGTGGTGGCGGTGTCCCCGTGCCACAGCTTCACCAGTCTTCACACAGATTCCAAGGGATGTTCCGTAGAGTGCGCTTTCAATATCGTGGGTGGCTAGGGCGTTACCAGCAAATATAACATCAATTAATCCTTCTTTAATCATTTTAGCCAGCACTGGACCGGAACCAGTGTGGATAATGGCTGGCCCTCCAACCACTGCGATCTTACCTCCACGACTTTTAACTTCCCGTACTTCCTTGGCAATGCTTTTAATGAGTGTTCTGAGGGGTTTTTCAGAGGATGCTCCACTCCCCATGAATTCAAACATTCCCTTTTTACCCCTGGGTCTTTGGGGGGCCATAACCTTAATTCCTTCACGGCCCACCACCACCAGGTCACCTTTTTCTATCCTTCCAATGGGTTTAATTATGGCTTGGGGTGTTTCAGGGTCAACCACAATCATACAATCCATTTCAATGTTTTCTACAGGTATCCATTCGTTCTGGAAGCGGATGAAGGTTGGATGGTTGGTGGTTGAATAAAAATCTGCAGGCAGGGTTTTATCCTTGCTGGCTGCCTCTAGATTAACTTCACGAATCTCCACTACCATGGCCCCAATTTCAGCCAGTTCATCTAAAATTTCACCCAAAAGAGATTCACTATCTGCTGAAACTTTAATCCTGGCCAGGCTGGTGTCTTTTTTACGTTTACCCACTTCAAATTCCAGTATCTGGAAGTCACCCCCATGTCCATAATAAGGTCCAGGGCCCGGGGAAGGGTAAGTGAGTCAATAATGTGTCCAGTAAGCTTAACTTCACGGTTGTACATTTACATCCTCCTATTTTACAAAACCAAGGATCATTTATTCTTCATATCTTGGGAATAATCTCTGGTTCAAATTTATCAGTTGAATCTCAATTTTTACCTATGAACTAAAAATGTAATCATCTTTAAATTCTATTATCTCTAAATATTTGGCTGGATATCTATAAATATTTATACGATATTTGAAAAAAGACCATATCCTAAAAAATAAATCAATTAAACACGTAAAATTTTGTTTTATATTTTATTGCAAGAATAAGAAATCTAAAATTGTTTTAGCAGCATTAATTGAGGTGGTATCTCCAATAGAGTTTGATGAAACCTCAACCACGTCAAATCCAATGACTTTTTTCCCTTCCAGTGCAAAGATAAGTTTTTCCAGATCACGGGGATTCAATCCCCCTGGTGTGGGAGTACCAACAGTAGGGGCATAGGCCGGGTCAAGTACATCTATGTCCACGGTAACGTAGATGGGACCTTTTATCTGGTTGATGGTTTTTTCCATTCCTGAAATATTATCCTGGGCTGTGTGATAATCTATTCCATTATCCCGGGCAAAATCTCTTTCTTCCTCGGAAGCAGAACGTATCCCCATTTGAATTATATTTCGGGGTTCAAGGTCATGTATCCGTCGCATAACCGTGGCATGGGAATATTTCTCCCCCATATAATCGTCCCTGAGATCCATATGGGCATCCAAATGGAGAATAGTAATATCCTGCATATTATGGGTCACGGTAGTGTCATATGACTTCAAAACACCATAAGTGATGCTATGTTCTCCTCCAATGGTTATGGGGGTGATATTATCTTCTAAAATGGATGATACTACTGATTCCAGATTTGTACAAGTTTTCTGGAAGTTTCCGGGAACAGATTCCAGGTTTCCAATATCCTGAACAGTGACGTTCAAAGTCTTATCCAAAAATAGGTTATGTCTTTCAAAGTTGTAGGAGGCTTCCCTCACAAAGAGAGGCCCGTAACGTGCTCCTGGTTGGTAAGTGGTGGTGCTGTCAAATGGCACACCCAAAATACCAAAAAGGGGTTTATCATTTGAAGGGGAGTAATCAGGCTCTGCCTGTGAAAAAGCAAATTTAAGAGGATTTTCAGTATGTAAATACATTATCTGAATCCTCATTAATATCTTTAAAAATCAATATAAATTTCTCATGAGGTTTATTTAATCCTCATGAGTTTTTTGTTACCCATGGCTACAATGTAACCTACTTCTGCCCCTTCAATCAGTTTGTCACTGAGATCGTCTGGTATTGGGACTTCGAAGGTCTCGTAGGTCTCCAGGTCCATGAGCTGGATATCGCTACCCATCAAGGCCAGTACCTGGGCAGTTCGTTTATCAATTATAGGGACTTCTATTTTAGCATCTACTGGTTTTACCAGACCTCTTTTTTGATTGTCAAATACGCCAATAGCATCCACCCGTGCCTTTGCTGCTCCGTGTTTTCCAGGGGATGAAGTCTGAATACTCACTACTTTAGATGCTTCACCATCCAGTACCACATATTTACCTACTTTAAGAGTTTTAACTTCCACTACCTTAGTTGACATGCTATTTACCTCCGTATTATCATGTATAAATTTCTGATCCATTAGGGGATCCATAAATTTTTAGAACCTAGAAATAGAATCTATTACATTAGTATAACTCTGCTATTATTATAACTCTACTTGCAGGGTATAAATATATTTATAGATACCTCTCTCTGATATAGAAATGCCTATATTTTTTTCCCTATTTAAATTTTTAAGTGAATTTTAAAGTGATATGATGAAAGTTTCAATAACATCTGGAAAATCAGAAGGACCCAGCAGACTAAACGCCTTTGACAACGCCCTATTACAGGCAGGCATAGGTGATGTGAACCTCATACCAGTATCCAGCATCCTTCCTAGAGATACGGAGATAGTAGAACTCCCTTACATTAAAGAGGGGGAAATGGTGAATTGTGTCCTATCTTGTGCACATTCAAACCAGTCCGGAGATTTAATAACTGCTGTGGTGGCAGTGGCTACCTCTGATAAATTTGGATGTGTGGTGGAACACTCTGGAGTGAATCAGGACCCTGACTTGATCAAAGAGGAAGCAGAGAACATGGTACGGTATATGATGCAGGTAAGGGATCTTACCATCAGGGAAATTATCATAGCACATGAAAGTCATAAAGTTAAAAAGGAAGGGGTGGCACTGGCTGCAGTGGTATATCTGGGATAATCTTTGACTACTTACAAATCAAATTAATAGTTTAACGTGTTTTATTTAGTTAGGGCCCTTAATTCAAGGGCTGAAGGAGGAGGGTATCATGGATGGAGAAGATCAGAAATTTTGGGGTGAAGTGTGTCAGGATTTAATTGAAGAATCTCAAAGGGCAATTTCTCCCTTAATTGGGTCTCAGAAGGGTGGGGAAATAGTTAAAATGGGTGCTGATGGAACTCCTACTACTCTTATTGATTTGGTGGCAGAAAACAAGGTTTTGGAAGTTCTGGAAGGAGTTGGCAGACCTCTGACTCTCATCAGTGAAGAAATTGGTGAAGTTAACATTGGTGAAGGTCCTCCTGAAGCAGTACTGGTCTTAGATCCATTGGATGGTACCAGCAATGCCGTAAAGAATATACCGGCCTACGGTATTTCCGTAGCAGTGGCACCCATCCCTCCCGGCCATAAGGGACCTCTAACTATTAAAGATATCCAGATGGGTGTGGTTAAAAATTACGCCACTGGTGATATTTACAGTGCAGTGAGGGGCAAAGGAGCTTTTAATAACGGTAAAAGTCTCAAACCCTCTCCTAAACAGGATTTATCACACATATCTTTAGGGGCTTACGTTTACAGGATGGACATGGGGAAAATAGAGGTTCTATGTAAAAGTGTAAGGCGAATGAGAATTATGGGGGCAGTAGCCATTGAAATCTCTTACGTTGCTGATGGAACCTACGATGCATTTGTTGATGTAAGGAATAACTTGAGAGTGGTGGATGTTGCCGCAGCCAAGCTTATCCTGGAAGAAAGTGGGGGGATCGTTACTGATTCTGATGGAAAATCCCTTAATGGGACGTTGAACGTTATGGAGAAAACTTCCCTTGTAGCTACTTGTAATACAGTTATTCATGAAGAAATAATGAAAATACTGGAGGGGATTTAATGATCATGGGTTTGGTTGCTCGTAGTGATGTGAAGGGGGCAGTGGAGCTTGCTTTGAAAATTGCTGACTTTTTAACAGAAAAAAAGGTAGATATTTTATTGGACATGCCCCTAGCAATGGAACTGGAAAAATACCAGGATCAAAGGTGTGAACTGGAAGAAATGGATGTGGATATGGTAATTGCTATAGGGGGGGATGGAACCATACTCCGCACCCAGAGCTTCATCAGCCACAAAAAAATCCCCTTAATTGGAATTAATATGGGAACAGTGGGATTTTTAACAGAAATAGATCCTGAAAATGCTT
This DNA window, taken from Methanobacterium subterraneum, encodes the following:
- a CDS encoding MBL fold metallo-hydrolase, translated to MNIVPLAFESMGVRSMATFVETDQRTLIDPGTSIAPKRFGFPPWKDEFDALHETRARVQEYAAKANILTTSHYHHDHFTPFSLGRYLDSSPQYAEEMYQGKKLFIKHPTSHINKSQQKRARDFLKNLKHLGARDIHYADGNSFQVGDTHLRFSEAIPHGVEGSRLGFVITTTIEWENQKLMHASDVQGPMSEIAKEIILNENPDTLILSGPPIYLEGFALEKEDVEFAQKNLIEICQEIPKVVVDHHLLRDLRCFDFIKTVKEESMGEILVASELLGKEPYLLEARRKEFYF
- the ade gene encoding adenine deaminase — its product is MYMLKGNLLNLFTEEIYPAEVEIQGGLIKCIREVDEEFKNYILPGFIDAHIHIESSMLTPSRFAEAVVPHGTTAVVADPHEIANVLGISGIKYMMNDASTVPLRFFFTAPSCVPATPFETSGAVLGPREIDELLQLDDVVALGEMMNFPGVVGEDPTVLEKIKIAHQYSKPVDGHAPLLSGDDLCKYIGTGISTDHECSVMEEAMEKKRLGMKIMIREGSSAKNLEELWKVGGDFLVSDDRHPEDLLKGHLNHTLKKAVQLGIDPVEAIRMVTVNPSTHYNLDTGLLSPGKRADLILVNDLENFNVKKVFINGELVAREGKALFNVKPLPIENTFHLKTLKPSDFEINPMRTGNATVRVIKVMEGQLLTEESEANLEIVDGALKADPEQDVLKIGVVERYGNNHVANGFVNGFSLDKGAIASSVAHDSHNIIVVGTSSEDMALAVNTLKNNRGGLVAVCDDDIHSLKLPVAGLMSTMSADEVSLQMNLLHEVVKDMGCKLVSPFRTMSFMALLVIPQLKISDQGLFDVGSFQFVDVIK
- the speB gene encoding agmatinase; this encodes MYLHTENPLKFAFSQAEPDYSPSNDKPLFGILGVPFDSTTTYQPGARYGPLFVREASYNFERHNLFLDKTLNVTVQDIGNLESVPGNFQKTCTNLESVVSSILEDNITPITIGGEHSITYGVLKSYDTTVTHNMQDITILHLDAHMDLRDDYMGEKYSHATVMRRIHDLEPRNIIQMGIRSASEEERDFARDNGIDYHTAQDNISGMEKTINQIKGPIYVTVDIDVLDPAYAPTVGTPTPGGLNPRDLEKLIFALEGKKVIGFDVVEVSSNSIGDTTSINAAKTILDFLFLQ
- a CDS encoding translation initiation factor IF-5A, whose product is MSTKVVEVKTLKVGKYVVLDGEASKVVSIQTSSPGKHGAAKARVDAIGVFDNQKRGLVKPVDAKIEVPIIDKRTAQVLALMGSDIQLMDLETYETFEVPIPDDLSDKLIEGAEVGYIVAMGNKKLMRIK
- a CDS encoding pyruvoyl-dependent arginine decarboxylase — protein: MKVSITSGKSEGPSRLNAFDNALLQAGIGDVNLIPVSSILPRDTEIVELPYIKEGEMVNCVLSCAHSNQSGDLITAVVAVATSDKFGCVVEHSGVNQDPDLIKEEAENMVRYMMQVRDLTIREIIIAHESHKVKKEGVALAAVVYLG
- a CDS encoding bifunctional fructose-bisphosphatase/inositol-phosphate phosphatase; this encodes MDGEDQKFWGEVCQDLIEESQRAISPLIGSQKGGEIVKMGADGTPTTLIDLVAENKVLEVLEGVGRPLTLISEEIGEVNIGEGPPEAVLVLDPLDGTSNAVKNIPAYGISVAVAPIPPGHKGPLTIKDIQMGVVKNYATGDIYSAVRGKGAFNNGKSLKPSPKQDLSHISLGAYVYRMDMGKIEVLCKSVRRMRIMGAVAIEISYVADGTYDAFVDVRNNLRVVDVAAAKLILEESGGIVTDSDGKSLNGTLNVMEKTSLVATCNTVIHEEIMKILEGI